AGACATTCAGCTTCTTGCATCGATTACCGAGAGCGACTTTGACGGGGAAGCTCACGTACCGACAGCCACGGCTATGCCACCTGGAACCCATGATCGCCATCGCTTGCCTACTGACAAGgttctcgtcatcgtcgtgcaGGCGAAAAGAACGCCAGCGCCGACAGCCCACTCCTTGACCTTTGGCGGCAGCCCTTGCCCAGTCACCAGCCTCGCAGTGAATATCCAAACGTAAGCGGTCGGAACTTGAAACAACTCTCCCGGGATCGTATAAACCCTACGGTGGTGCGCCGTTGGTAAGAGAAGCCCGTACATATGGCCAAACCAAACCCCTGAGGCACGCAGAGGTACTCACATAGTATACAAGCGATATATAAAGGCACTGAGCAGGGCACCGACTGTGGCGCCAATCACTTGTCCCCAAAACTGGGCTTTCGGAGCGGCTCCGAGGAGATGACCGGTTTTAAGGTCCTGCATAAGGTCTCCGGCTTGCAAGGCGCCCTGGTCGACGATGATACCTGTTTGTAAGCTACTGGCAACATGTGAGCGCAATCTGGGCAAAGGCATGCCACTTACGGCCTCGGACTATACATGTAGTTATGTCAGCTCAGTTGCGCGGTAAAACGATGCCACTTAAGGAGAGCAGGAAGTGAGGGTGTTCCTACCACAGCCCCTGCGACGAGGTTGATGAGCACGCTATTCTTGTTGGACTGGGGCACAATGATGGCGAAGAAGAGCTGAGCCAGCTTGCTGATGCCAGAAACAGGATTCAAGTCGGTCTCGCCCAGAGCGCGAACCCCCATGATGCTGAGGACGAGAGCCATGAGGACGGCCGTAACGGTCGCATAGAGGGGGACGAGATCCCCGAATACAACATGTATGGTCAGAACGCATAGAAGAATGGAAAGAACAAGCCCGACAGCTACGAGACGTCCCCCGATGCGATGCTCGGgcggggcgtcgtcgtcgtcgctatTGCTTTTGCCGCAGTCCGACCGGTCACGGGCAGATGCCGGGCGAGAGGCctggcggccgtcatcgtcCCGGTCTGACAGTGGCGCATAGTGGTGTGAGGAGCGGCCAAACAATGACGTGAtacctcctcgagcgcgtaGCCGGAGTCGCAGCGGCTCAATGAGCACAAGGAGCCTTCGACCGAGTAAAGGTTGCAGGGCGATATAGCCGAGGCTGACCACAGCATCGACAAGCATGATGGCCAGCGAAATCCAGACGATCCACCCCTTGCTGCCATGTTCCCAGTCATCGACGGGACCCGGCGCCCAGCCTTTGACTTTTGCGAGAGGACTGAGCAGGCCCCAGCCGACAACGGCCCCGATAACCATGTGCAACGTGGTCTCCGCTCCCATTATGATGCCTTGGCCAACGTAGGCAAGACTTGGGTTCAGCGTCCAGAGCCATGTCTGAGCTGCAACGGTTCCGAATATCGGAATGTTGCGCAAGAAGGGGAGAAAGTAGGTGGTGACCGTGAAGAGCCCTGAGACAAGAAAGCATAGAAGCAGGAGGCGCATGTTGGACACCCAGTCCTGTGAGACATCGGGGTCCCCGTCTGGAGATACCGAGCGGTCTAATGGAGCAGGTTCACTGGTAATGGGTGACTGACTGGGCGATGTTTCCTGGCGAGGCACAAGACTTGCAAATCCACCCTGAGCTGCAGCGTCTAGGTCTTCCTTGCTCGAGGAACGAGCTCCCTGGCCGTGAAGGACAGATATCAAGACGGCGGTGCTGAACCCGCTGGGAAACCGGAGTCTTTCGCGGATGATGACCTGGTGGCGCCTGTGGATGAGGGTCAGCAAGCCCGCGACTTTTATCCACCACAACAGGGTCGCCGCTTACAGGGGCacagcgaagacgacgccaaAGTAGCAGAGTCCCAGTGACCAGATAATGAGCTGGCCAACACTAAGAAATAAGGGGCCTTGCTCCTCTGGAGTCAGGAGATAGTCCATGGCGGGAATCTACAGGCGCGCATTAGCTACGGGAAGGATATTTCACTTGGGCAGAAGGAGACTAACGACGCCGACAAAGCCGCAACCAAGAGGCATGATTGCCATGCCACAGGCAACGCTCTGAAGAAGCACATTCTCGACGGGCGTGAAGGGGAAGCGCaggtggcggcgcaggagccTGAAAATGCCGAATCCCATGAGGCTGGCGGGCATGGACATGATAGACACCCATCCGGTCTGGAGGCCAAAGTAAACATTGGCAGCACATATGACGGTGCCAACACCGAGGCCTGCGAGGACGCTCCGCGCCGTAAAGTGACGGCCcggtggcagcggtggcTTGATGTGCGGCCGGTCCAGCAGTTGCTGGTCTTCTCGCATCTGCTCCCCTGGTGGGAGGTGCGGCGATATCGGCTCCATACGTTCCACGTGGCGATGATAGTCCCGAATCCGAATCGGCACCGAATTTTTCTCCTCTCGGTGTCCCTGGCTGTTGACTAGCCCCCTCTCATGGTCGACGGTTGTTGTCGCGACCGGTGGTGCACAACTCGTGACGAGTCTGACGTTGAGGCAAAATGGCGAAGTAGTGTGAGTGAGAGACACCGAGACTGCAAACGTCACCTCCCGGCTGTTGTAGGGCTTGGGGGTTGATCAAAGAGACGTGGGCTTGCAAGTCCCCCAGGGCGATCTACGAGGCGACTCGAGATTGTCTCGCTGTGAATAATGgcttgatgatgacgggTGGCGGCCAGGACAAAACGAAGCACGAAGTCCACTAACTTAGTAGCTAGTGCTGGAGTATAGGTTAGCATGTTAGGTCATGTTGACGCTAACATGCCATGACTAATACAGTGCAGGGTTGTCTCAAGACAACCATAATCCTCTATGCTACATGGTGCCACATGTCGTCAATCAATACAACAGTTGGATAAGGATCAAGGCCAGGTTGTGCCATGGCTACCTTACACATAGAGGCCGCAATCTGCGGATATAAGCGAGTCGCCCACGGCAGGGGTCATCATTATCACAGGCCGAAGCTATCTAGAAGCGACGCGGCATCCGGCTCTTGGAATGTCGGTGGCGTCGGGGTCAACGGCTTCCCgcttcttgctgctgcgcccacCTTCGCCCCAGAGCCAAGGTCCCGGCGAATGGAgggcaggtcgtcgacgaccaaAGAGCTTCGACGCCGAAGCAGCTTGAGCGGATTCACCTCCCCCGCGAACCCAGCCATTGCAGGTTGTTGGAATTCCCAGTTCCGcactgtcgtcgtcgcgtgcTCGGTCAGTGAAGTTCGGGGCCACAGTCTGTCTATCGTCTCCGAACAAGGAGGCAAACTCACCCAAGTCCAGGCCGAGAAGGTCGCAGCCCATGCGGTCGTACAACTTGGCACTATGAAGAACAAATTCCCACTCTATCTTCGGCGTCACCTTGGACGCTCCCCGCAGTGTCTGCAATGTCTGTTGCCGAAGTTGTGAGTACAGCACAACAAGAGCCGGGTCGTCCGTTAGAAAGAGGCGGGATTGGATGTCAGGCGAACACGGAGTCTCCAAGAGCGTGTAAACGGGTGTCTGAAGATTCGAAGTTAGCGTAGACCAGGCAGGTGACACCGTCCGTCCTCACGACGCCCATGAAACTCACGATCAGCGCCCTGACCGCCATGTCCTTGCGACCCAGCATCCAGAATGCCCATGATGCAAGCCACCTGTTCCCTTGCTGCGCTGCAAGTGGAAGCATCTCATCACGAAGTATTTTTCGCAACACTGGACCACTGTCCCCTCCGTGAACCCGGGCAATGGCAACAGCGAGGTGCATGTCGCGAAGCTGCCGCAAGCACACCTCGAcagcgtcctcgaggcggtcgGCCAAAAGAAAGAAGGCCGCCGCGTATGCGAAGCGCCGCTTGCTAAGCAATGCGTACGCGTTTTTCAGGGCAGCCGTCCGCCACTTGGGCTCATCAAAGTTGTTCGCCAATAACCGCTGCGTTGCCGCCTGCTCCTTATTCCAGCTGGCCATGCGCCACAGACCTTGCAGCACTGCCTTTTTTCGCAATGCCAGATAAAAGAGGCTGCAGTCGACAGGGTTCTTAGTGTCCCCCTTGTTGTACTCGTTACGAGCAATGATCTCGAATTGATCTTTCTGCGTGCGATCAGCGCAGTGGCCCTTTCGTCAGTCCTTGTTACACTAAATGAAGCCCATCAACTTACCACTGTGTTAATGTCCGAGAGCCACATGAAAATGCCGCTCTCCCGCGCATTGTTCCACAACATTTGCCCGTGGGCTTGCCGAGATACAAAATCGAGCAAGAGGTCTTGGCTTCCGGAGTGATACGCCCAGTTAAACTCTCGCCAGGACAGGTACATGTCGGTCGACCGTGTCCTCCTGAGCGCGTTCTGGCGGAAAAACACCATGAATCGGGCCGCATTTTCGTCCATGGACCGCCGGTGCTTTTCAACCAAGGCTACACACTCAACCATATCCGCAAGCTGCATCTGTTCATGGCCCGACAGTTGCGGGATGCCGATGCTCAGCAACTTTTCGTTGATAGCCACGGCCGTCTTTTCAGAAAAACCTgcttcatcctcctccatTTCCTCTCCCTTGTGCCCATTCAAAAAGGCGACGCCTGGTCTCTCTCCGGGTTGCGTATCATCGGTCTAGATAGGTTGTCGTTAGCGGTCGAGCACCCACCTACTGCGCGCCTGTCGACTTACAGGGGTTGTGTAAAAGCCCTTCAGGTCCAGTCCGAGGTAGTCATCGACGGGTTCACCCGGGACAAGATACTTTAGTGTCTTATGCATTGCTTCAAGGATCCGCCGAACCTGGATGCTCTTTCCGGAGAGGATGCATTGACTGAGAAATTGCGGGTGAAACACAGGAATTGGACCGTTAAAACGCTGAACGGCCTCAAACAGATCCCAGGTTCCGTCTTTGCGGTGGTGAGTGAGTCGAACATCTGGAAGAAGTGATTCGTTGCTGCCAGCACGTCGATCGTAAGCGAAAAGCTGATTGCCAGCACCAACTACTAAATGGCCGTCACCGAGCCACGTTGAGTCGCCGATCGGATGGGGGCTGAGGCTGCGGATGCTGATTTCCCGGATCGGTGCCCAGGCAGGGCCCTTGTTTAGATAGTCAAACCGCATCTGGGATAAGAGTACGACGCGATGCTGGAAGCCTACGGCGAGTATCGACTGACTGTCAGGGGTAGATGTCCAGTCGAGGTCCCGAATATCGTCGTCCGTGGCATAACCCTTCTCAAACTCGAGGCGGGAGCCACCTATATCCCAGATGGTAATTTGTGATCGGGCGGAATTTACCAGCGCAGCCTTTTTCAACATGCTTCCGCTGGCCAGTGCAGGATCGGGAATACCCGTCTCGGTGTAGCAAGTTGACAACCACTCAACGCAGTGCCGCGCAGGGTCGATGCGGGCCGTCCAAAAGTCGACACGCCCGGAGCGTGTGTAGGAAATAGCAACATCACGTGCGAACACATCTAAGAAGCCCGAGGCCATGGGAGAAGACCCTGCTGGATCGACTGGAAGGACGTACTTCAGATCTTCGGGAGCTGCCATTTCGAAGCGGCAGAACTCTTCAATAGCGGCCCCTTCCGTGGTCAAGGGGCCGTCAATGAATCGAGGCAGCCTAACCTCCCATACCATTCCATGACGATCCGAGGAGACGGTGGCCACGTGAGCAGTCGTAATCTGCCTGGCGTCGGGGCGAGGCAGTATGATGAGACACAGAGGGTTGCCGTCAAGGTGAAAAGAGCAGCTGGAAAGCAGGGTTGCCGTTTCGGCGCGGCAATCCCACAGCGATATTTCGTTGTCGcagaggaggatgatgaagCGACCTTTGCGGAGGAGAGAGATGCGATGGATCCGTCTAGTTTCCGGGATAACACTGCGCCGGGATAATTCAATGGCCGATGTGCTGCGCATGCTCGAAAAGCCATGTTGCCAAACGATGCACTCACTGTTGTCGGTCCTAGACACGATAGCTCGGCCGCTGAAATTGCGCACGATTTTCTTTATGGGCGATGAATGGCCTGACCAGACAGCCTCAAGGGCGAGTCGCCTGTCGTTGGTGGTGGGGTCAAGTAAATCTGCGACGTTGCTCGTGAGAACGCCGATTCTTCCGTCAAAGGCGTGTACCATGATACGCAAGCGCCCGTCGGACTTGTCGCAATACGTCTCCGTTTGCAAATGGGGGGTGTCTTGCTGAGGATTCAGGAAGCCTCCCAAGCTCTCGAACTGACGAGACTGGACCTGGGCGATACTGAAAATCCTGCCCTTGCTTCCGCGCGCATCGCCCACGTTCTCCAGAGCCCATGCCGACATGATACCTTGAGGGCTGATGACCAGGCATATTTCTGGACTCCGGTTCGCAACAGCCACGAGGTGATCGAGAGCCACATCGTCGGTGCTCTGGTCATCGGCCATGcggtccttgacggcgcATTCCACTGCGGCGGTGAAGTCGCGACCATCGATGATGCAGACCAAGCGCGGGGTGGGAGCAGCGAAAAGCCGACTAGAAGTCTCCATGAGACTGACGTGCCCCCAGAGCTGCCAGTAGCGGCCATCACTACTATCAATTGGGGTCCAGATTCGAATGTGCAGGTCCCGACAGAGTGTGTATAGAATATTTTCGACGACTTGATCCGGGTGGAATGGCCTGCGCCATCTCACCGACGTCACAACATCGGGGTGGCGCAAGTAGGACATATCGAAGCGAACCTCGTCGGCTCCGTATGTGAGGCGCCGCCATATCTTGGGCAGACGATCGTAGCGCCCAATGCTCGCAATGTAAGCCGAGTCAAACGATATAGCGGCAGAACTGACTGGGCTTGGCAAAGCCTTCATCCAGCAACAGGAGGGTTGCGATCGGGTGGCGTAGAGACTGAGGGCACGAGTGCCAACGAGAAGCTCCTCAGAGTTTCCCCAAGAAAGGGAACATGCTGACCCCGGCACCGCATGTGTAATGTCGAAGGAAGCCTCTTGAACCCACTGTGAGAGAGCAGGGTCAGCTTTTCGTCGGCGTCAAGTTATCCAGGCAAGGAGCAGCACCTGCAGACTGTCATCGCGAGCGAGCTTGAGAAGCTTGTAGATGCGGACTTGTTTTGCTGTGCTGACGGCTATGTTCCCAGAGATTTCGTCGAgcgcgatggcctcgagctcgcgcttGTCGTCGTTATCGTAAATGGTCTGCACGATGGCTTGGGAGCCGTCGAGAATGGTAAAGGCGCTGCCGCTTATGTATGCCTACCGCACAATAACCCCACGCGTTAGACAGCATGTGGTCCGACGAGAGGGTAACAAGGACGTGTCGACTCACATTGAGGTGCCGGTCTCTACAGAAACCAGTCGCCAAGCCTTGGAGGCTGGACTGCGGCCTACCTGGGAGGACTGCAGCCATACTGTCCTGAAGCCCCGAGATCGGGCATGTCGACATGCGTGCCTTGAACCGAGCTAAGGCGTGACGGGCTATGCCACAGTGGCGCGTCAAGACGTTATCCCGGCCCTGGGTAGACCAGGCGGTTGCCAAGCGCGATATAGAGTGCAGCCCTCAGTGCGTGGAGTTGGAAATAGTCAAGGCGGTGGGAGGGTTGAGGTGCAAATGATCGTCACAATGCCTTGTCAGGGCGTGCGATGTATGATGCTACGCGAGGGGGAACGGCAACGTATTTGGCCTGCCAGGGCGAAGGTGATGTCTACACCGAGGCGGCTCCCGAGAGCTGCCAAACGGATTGTACTAATAAGGTGTACAGAGCTGGTGAGCTAGCTAAGGTACCCTAGCTTGTGTACCTAGGTAGGGAGTACTAGATAGATAAGGTacttaggtacctagtactaggtactacATGTACTTACTAGGTACGTATGCTGCCGCCCTGGAAATCGGGTTGCCAGTACCACTAATATAAGATCTGAGGTACCAAGGCAGACGCATCAGGTACATGTGGGTACCTGTTACGCCACCCGCCGAGTAAAATGGTCGCTACATTAACTTAGTAGTTAAGTGATACCTACCTCTAGAtacctagtaggtaggtacgtagtacctGGTACCTAAGTACTTCAGTACCTTAGACACCTGTGCCTTTGGCGGAGGTTGGAGCGCTCGTGAATTACCTTCACCAGAGGCACCACGTACCCAGAGTCGGTCTGTATGTCGACACACGAGATAGCCGTCAGATGATTCCAAGCGCCAATTCGGGATAGAAGGGCGTGTGTTGATCAACTGTATAGTAGCCGCCGAAAGTAGTGGCCAGGGTACCGCGCAAGCTGCAGTGTCTTGGAATTTTGACCGTGCTCTCGCTTCGCAATCAACGTTACCAACCAAGCATGACGTAGCCACTGGACAACAGGTACCTAACTTACTGGGCAGCACCACCTCTCGGGCCCAATGATAGCTCATCGTCCAACCAAGAAAGCCTCAACTGGAGTTTCTTTATTCAAATGGGTATCAAGTAGTCTAATCAACGCAAGCCCCTACACACAACTCCACACATCACAGATCTCTTGCCCAAACCCATCGACCTCATCATAGACCATCCGTGTCAAACAGCTGGGGAATGAGAACATTCGCTTGCGTCGTGCGTCCTGTCTATGGATACTAGCCAGACTATCGCCAGGCGAGGATCAGGCCGTAACACCGCCAGGCCAGTGAGGCTCAGGTCTCTGTTCTGGTGACGAGTGGCTTTCCGGGACTGCCTGGCGCCACCGGTGCCACACGACGCGGCTTGGGTCCTTGCAGGGCTGCAGTGAACCCAACGAGCTCTGGACTGCGGCCAGGAATGTCGGCCCTGCCCGGCCCTGTCGCAGTCGATGGCCTGTTGGGTCTGGCATGCCTTGCGATGGGCTTTACTGGCACCGACCTGGTTAGTAAGCCCCTGCCTagctgccgttgccgctccAGGTGTGTCGGCACAGGGGCCTGCGGTGTCGTCGATGGTAATTGCCTAGCCATGAGACTCGCGACCGATCCTCGAGAGTGTCGCCCCCAGGCCGACGGCTCTCCCGCGGCGCTTGAAGTGGCAGCCGACTCGTCATCTGCTTCCTGTACCGTGGCCATGAACCTTGACGTGCGACTAGTACTAGTCACAGGCAGAGCACTCCCCGTCCAACGAGTTGGTGTCTGCATAGGGGTGTTTGGAAAGTCGTGATCCCGTCTGACGTATGACAAACGTGGCGGAAGTGACTTCCAGCCAGTAAAGTTGGTGCCTTTGGTACTGGACATCTCTGTCACCCTCAGTGGCAGTTGCCCTTTCGTGCTCGGTCCAGCGTCATTCAGGACATTCCTCCATTGTTGGAGGGCTCGCAGCCACTTATCACGACCATGCCTCTGCCGCAAGACGGTCGCCGTATGTGCCTGTCCGTTCCGCTGCAGGGTGGCTATCGACCACGCCTTGAGACTATGGCGCTGTTGTTCCGCAGCCCATACGCTCCAAGCAGACGCTTCGCCAGCGCCATGCTGCGTCGTGAGTGTCAGCCATGCATCCACCCAAGCCTGTTTGTAGTGGTCGCGAGCTGTGGCTTGTAGTCCCTGATCGTCGATGGCACTCATGTGCCATACTAGCATTGCTCTGTGAGAaagggctgcggcgccggcggcatgcaGATCTTCTGCCACCTGTGTCGCGATGACATCGCCCTGGCTCGCCGCTTTCCATCGATCAAGCGCCGTGTAAAAGTTGCGTTTTCTGCGCTTGGACGACATTTGTGCATACCTCGCCATGAGATAGCGACGCACCATGCTTCTCATGCGGTTCTTGCGACGATCCACGGCCGCGTCCAAGGTTGCCAAGAGGCGAGACGACCCGATGAAAAGGCGGGCACGGGCATGCAAACGCTTGAGCTCCAAGCAGTCGTTTTGGAGTCGCCCTATTCCGCCACATACTTTCGCCACCCCGATCAAGCTGCGATGGTGTTGAGCAGCGTCTGCCGCTACCTTCTCTCGGTGGGCCACTTCGGTCCACTGCTCAAAGGCCTTGGCGACGGATAGATACTCGCGCCTCCAGGCGAACGCTTGTGCCCTTGCCCGCAATCCCCAGCTATCGAGCGCCGTGTTCAGTAGCTCCACTTGCCGAAGCTGACGATGTTCTCGGGCGCGTCGCGATACTTCCACCTGGGCTGCCCATTCATTCAAGCAGCTGGTTGAGCTGAAGGATGTCGCgaggtgctgtgctgctgcaagcTCAGCACCGCTGCTCTCGATTTGACACGCCCATCTGTTTACGGCACTgagctcgacgccacggGCAGCTACCGACGAAGCTGCTCGCCCTAGCACGGCGTTCTCCTGAGTCCGTGAGGACCACCGCTTGATACCTGCGCGAAGTGACTTTGAACCGAGCCTCCGTCGAAACATAAGCTGAGCTGCCTGACACATCCACCTACCCagggccgcccgcaccaTTGTGGCTTGAGAAGCTTGCGCaagcgccgctgcagctAGGCTGAGCTGCTCTTCATTGTAGGCTATTGCTCGGCGCAGCTTTTGTACAGCAGTTGTTGCGCGCAAATGCTCTGCTGCAGGAGCCTTGAGCGTTGGCGCTCTACTCCAGCCTTGGAAACACCGAAACCGTATCATATGTCTTCGCGCCACAGCTTCTCGTTCGAGTTTGGTAGCCGTTCGGCCTGCCCATCGATTAAAAAATTTACTAGCAAGGTATAGCTCgcgtgccctcgccgcgcggtGAAAAGGGATTTTCCCCAGGTTGGCAGGGTGACTGCTCGTTGGGGCCCTGACCGTTTTTGACGCCCCCTTATCGTTGAATATTGGGCGCAGTGGGGTCGCGGGGGACTCCGATGATTGTTTGGGTGATGCAATACACacttgatggcctcgctcCCCTGAGGCGCTAGCATGGCTGTGACCAGAATTTGCAAGCATTGGCACTGGCGGCTCATGTAGGTCCTGTGACGGAGGTAATCCCGATTCAGTAGTGGCACCGTCAGGGCGAGTGCTGATCTCCAAGGCCTCAGACCGATGCGTGGCCAAGGCATCTCGTCCGCGCGTTATGTGCCCAGACAGAACGCTCGCGAGGTCTCGCCAACGATCGCCGGCTGAGGGCACGTCCAGGGCCCGTGTTGTAGGATCGTAACCTGTGAGCGTAGGGTATGAGTTCCCGTGTCGACTCACGGGATACGAGTTTTCGATTTTGCTGGCAAAAGCCTCCTGAAATACGACAGGAGATGGGTTTTCGGGGCGCGTCGAATGCCCATCGATAGAAACAGGCGAGCGTCGATCGCCTGCAATCTCTGATTGACTGCTAAGATACCTGGACAAAGGGGCGTTTTGGGCACTCAAGTTTGAAGCATTTGGACGAACGTGACGGCGTACGCTCAGGTTGGCGAGGAAGGGAGTCCCAGCTCTATTCCACGACGATACCTCTGGCGCGCCCGGGACCCCATGAGAGGGTCCAACGACATCGGGCTTTAGGGCCGAATTGGGGCGACTCGAGTGCGACTGGGACGGGGATGTTGAGAGCGTGGATGATGTTGCAGCCGAGATGGTAGAGTTGTCCCCAAACTCAAGAATGATGCCCATgcggccgaggatgagctgAAATTTATCCGAAAGAGTGCCATTTCCTTGTTCACCACCAATTCGGAAAATGAAAGCAGACAGGTGGTGATCGGAGTCTGGGTCGATACCAAAGGTCGGTAGGATCTCGTCATATGCCTTGAAAAGTACAGCGGCCGGAAGGGGCTTGGGCTCTGGTGCATGGTCAAGCTCATCctgagcagcggcgacgatgaagtGCAAGATAGTTATGTCTGTCACGAAGCTGTTATGTCAGGACTGAAGTAAGGGCGATAACATGCGTGAAGAAACAAACCTTGATTAGAATAGTACGAATCAGGGCCGGTATGCATCCCTGTGCTGGTTGGTGagcgggcgcggccggggggTGAGGCGCTGTCTATGTGTGCCACTGCGGCGATCAGTCTCTTGCATAATGTGCGCGGAGGAGTATGGCTTACTTGAGGCGGGTACGCGGAGATGTCATCGGGCCATGCCTGTGATAGAATTCGCGCCAGCCCGGCTTGACGATCCTCTTCGTGATGATGCGAAGCGCGCGGTCATCCGCAAAACAGAAGCGAGAGACCAGCAGAATCCTTGGCCAAACGTAGGGCGCGAGCTCGCATGAAGGAGGTACCTTGTCTGACTCGAAGGCGCTGTTGAGAGAGCCGCGACGCTCCTCGCACGGATTGACGGTGTTTGAGGAAAGATTATTTGGCGATGGCTgttgcgcgacgccgaggcgcgcaCTAGGCTGGGCCCAGGCGCGTGTCGCGTGGTTTGGTTTGCCAGCGCGCCCCTGCTGTTGCCCGCTCTAACCGGCGATCGGGGTATCAGGACATTTCGATGGGGTACCTTGCGTATCCTAAACAGGTACTAAGTACTAAGATAGAAATTAGTATCCAGGCAGCACTAGCCCATGCGTAAGTTTAGAAAGTATATAGGTACCTAATAAGTATCTTGAAGGTACCTCCTGATAAAGTAGTACAAAGTACTACTTCCTACGAAGTAATGTCATGTTCCATTGGTCCATTGGCGTTCGCTAGAAGTACTGCTGCGCCGATCCTTGGAATTGCGCAAAGTTCCACGAGGGACAGAGGCCCAAGTACCGAGTAGAGATGAGTAGTCGTGGTGCGGCCCTGGCTCAGGCTGGGCTCTCAAGTCCTTGCAGCAACTGGTACTCTGATGAAGTCTCTCGAGGATGGAGGCATGGCAAGATActaagtacctacctagtactgAGGCCTGATACAtgaagtacttcgtatttCATGTACCCCACATGGCTTAGGTAATATCTTAGTAACGTTCGAAGTACATCAACACTTCCGTGCCTTCTCTTTGTCGCTGTGCTGCGGCCCAGCACAGGCGAGATAGAGCCCAGACACGAACACACTGACTTACAAGATCGTGCCGAGCATTACCTCTTCCGGTGGCAACGGTTCCGCGCCCGACTCGGATCCATCCAACAGTCATTAGATTCTACG
The genomic region above belongs to Purpureocillium takamizusanense chromosome 5, complete sequence and contains:
- the RAV1 gene encoding regulator of (H+)-ATPase in vacuolar membrane, variant 2 (COG:S~BUSCO:EOG09260A6Q~EggNog:ENOG503NXZY), producing the protein MSTCPISGLQDSMAAVLPGRPQSSLQGLATGFCRDRHLNAYISGSAFTILDGSQAIVQTIYDNDDKRELEAIALDEISGNIAVSTAKQVRIYKLLKLARDDSLQWVQEASFDITHAVPGSACSLSWGNSEELLVGTRALSLYATRSQPSCCWMKALPSPVSSAAISFDSAYIASIGRYDRLPKIWRRLTYGADEVRFDMSYLRHPDVVTSVRWRRPFHPDQVVENILYTLCRDLHIRIWTPIDSSDGRYWQLWGHVSLMETSSRLFAAPTPRLVCIIDGRDFTAAVECAVKDRMADDQSTDDVALDHLVAVANRSPEICLVISPQGIMSAWALENVGDARGSKGRIFSIAQVQSRQFESLGGFLNPQQDTPHLQTETYCDKSDGRLRIMVHAFDGRIGVLTSNVADLLDPTTNDRRLALEAVWSGHSSPIKKIVRNFSGRAIVSRTDNSECIVWQHGFSSMRSTSAIELSRRSVIPETRRIHRISLLRKGRFIILLCDNEISLWDCRAETATLLSSCSFHLDGNPLCLIILPRPDARQITTAHVATVSSDRHGMVWEVRLPRFIDGPLTTEGAAIEEFCRFEMAAPEDLKYVLPVDPAGSSPMASGFLDVFARDVAISYTRSGRVDFWTARIDPARHCVEWLSTCYTETGIPDPALASGSMLKKAALVNSARSQITIWDIGGSRLEFEKGYATDDDIRDLDWTSTPDSQSILAVGFQHRVVLLSQMRFDYLNKGPAWAPIREISIRSLSPHPIGDSTWLGDGHLVVGAGNQLFAYDRRAGSNESLLPDVRLTHHRKDGTWDLFEAVQRFNGPIPVFHPQFLSQCILSGKSIQVRRILEAMHKTLKYLVPGEPVDDYLGLDLKGFYTTPTDDTQPGERPGVAFLNGHKGEEMEEDEAGFSEKTAVAINEKLLSIGIPQLSGHEQMQLADMVECVALVEKHRRSMDENAARFMVFFRQNALRRTRSTDMYLSWREFNWAYHSGSQDLLLDFVSRQAHGQMLWNNARESGIFMWLSDINTVKDQFEIIARNEYNKGDTKNPVDCSLFYLALRKKAVLQGLWRMASWNKEQAATQRLLANNFDEPKWRTAALKNAYALLSKRRFAYAAAFFLLADRLEDAVEVCLRQLRDMHLAVAIARVHGGDSGPVLRKILRDEMLPLAAQQGNRWLASWAFWMLGRKDMAVRALIVSFMGVVRTDGVTCLVYANFESSDTRLHALGDSVFA